One genomic region from Gemmatimonadota bacterium encodes:
- a CDS encoding SDR family oxidoreductase, with amino-acid sequence MDVALVTGASSGIGRAIAARLVEIGYDVYGYARDHGKTAFRHARYTAVECDVTDTRLLLDRTEELLRATGGLKILVNNAGVGFFGPHAAMAPDRIERMVRTNLIAPMVLTRATLRHLEESRGYVVNIASTAALNPGPFGAAYGATKAGLHQFGQALFSEVRKSGARVVTLYPDMTRTPFYDHADFEPGEDPGTHITPECVADAVAQAVDQREGTVITQIVLRPQRTQVARKGPPRRKKD; translated from the coding sequence ATGGACGTAGCACTGGTCACCGGCGCTTCCTCCGGGATCGGGAGGGCCATCGCCGCGCGCCTGGTCGAAATAGGTTACGACGTATACGGGTATGCCCGAGACCACGGGAAGACCGCATTTCGCCACGCCCGTTACACAGCGGTCGAATGTGATGTCACCGATACCCGGCTTCTGCTGGACCGCACAGAGGAACTGCTGAGAGCGACCGGGGGTCTGAAGATCCTGGTCAACAACGCCGGCGTCGGTTTCTTCGGCCCCCACGCCGCCATGGCGCCCGATCGGATAGAACGCATGGTCCGGACCAACCTGATCGCGCCCATGGTCCTGACCCGGGCGACGCTGAGGCACCTGGAGGAATCCCGGGGATATGTCGTCAACATCGCATCGACTGCGGCGTTGAATCCCGGTCCCTTCGGGGCCGCCTACGGCGCGACGAAGGCCGGTCTCCACCAGTTCGGGCAGGCGCTCTTCAGCGAGGTGCGGAAGAGCGGCGCCCGGGTGGTGACCCTGTACCCGGACATGACCCGGACGCCATTCTACGACCACGCGGACTTCGAGCCCGGTGAGGATCCCGGTACCCACATCACGCCCGAATGCGTGGCCGACGCCGTCGCGCAGGCCGTGGACCAGCGGGAGGGGACGGTGATCACGCAGATCGTCCTCCGGCCGCAGCGGACGCAGGTGGCCCGCAAGGGTCCGCCGCGGCGGAAGAAGGATTAG
- a CDS encoding amidohydrolase/deacetylase family metallohydrolase produces the protein MPTLVENLPGLLLRGGTVVDPSQALNRICDVAIRDGSISAVGDGLPDDGHCVFDVSGRYVFPGLVDLHAHICWGFTDIGLVPDDICPYTGVTAIVDAGSSSWPSQDAFRRIVAEPSRTRVFGFSNISSVGIPTAGTPELASLRFVDVDRSVAAVAGNRDLMTGIKVRMGRHLIGDNGIEPMRLAVEAAGQLGVPVMVHVGNTPCPLAGIMDLLRPGDIITHAYHGHPHGILDDHRAVWEDVIEGRSRGILMDVGHGAGSFSFDVARSAFEQGFFPDAISTDLYTVNVDGPVFDLPTTMSKMLNLGMPLEDIVESTTSIPAAAIGRNELGTLRPGAAADVAVFELEEGDFEFCDSHGNRRWWPRRLTCDMTLLDGEIVYERR, from the coding sequence ATGCCAACACTCGTCGAAAACCTCCCCGGCCTCCTGCTACGCGGCGGGACCGTCGTGGACCCGTCGCAGGCACTGAACCGGATATGCGACGTCGCCATTCGCGACGGTTCGATTTCGGCCGTCGGCGACGGCCTGCCGGACGATGGCCACTGCGTCTTTGACGTGTCCGGGCGGTACGTCTTTCCCGGCCTGGTCGACCTGCACGCCCACATCTGCTGGGGGTTCACCGACATCGGCCTGGTGCCGGACGACATCTGTCCCTACACCGGGGTGACGGCCATCGTGGATGCCGGAAGCTCGAGCTGGCCGAGCCAGGACGCATTCCGCCGCATCGTGGCGGAACCCTCCAGGACGCGCGTCTTCGGCTTCTCCAATATCTCCAGCGTGGGCATCCCGACGGCGGGCACGCCCGAACTGGCCAGCCTTCGGTTCGTGGACGTGGACCGTTCTGTGGCCGCGGTGGCCGGGAACCGGGACCTGATGACCGGCATCAAGGTCCGCATGGGCCGGCACCTCATCGGCGACAACGGGATCGAACCGATGCGCCTGGCGGTGGAGGCGGCCGGGCAACTCGGCGTCCCCGTCATGGTCCACGTGGGCAATACGCCCTGTCCCCTGGCCGGCATCATGGACCTCCTCCGGCCGGGCGACATCATCACGCACGCCTATCACGGCCACCCCCACGGCATCCTGGACGATCACCGAGCCGTCTGGGAGGACGTCATCGAGGGGCGTTCCCGGGGCATCCTGATGGACGTGGGGCACGGCGCCGGCAGCTTCAGTTTCGACGTGGCCAGGTCGGCCTTCGAACAGGGGTTCTTCCCGGACGCGATCAGCACGGACCTGTACACCGTGAACGTCGACGGACCGGTATTCGACCTGCCGACCACCATGTCCAAGATGCTGAACCTGGGCATGCCCCTCGAAGACATCGTGGAAAGCACGACCTCCATACCGGCCGCGGCGATCGGGAGAAACGAACTGGGCACGCTCCGTCCGGGCGCGGCCGCGGACGTGGCGGTATTCGAACTGGAGGAGGGCGACTTCGAATTCTGCGATTCGCACGGGAACCGCCGGTGGTGGCCGCGGCGCCTGACCTGTGATATGACCCTGCTGGACGGGGAAATCGTATATGAACGGAGATAA
- a CDS encoding DNA photolyase, whose amino-acid sequence MRNLNDSGASFRWSNFSHLYIERGAKEYPLTRRIRERFARARMVEIDDYKAIFARPRQRFQAQKESMKLILAVKKDRFLYDGSGNSQNFSLEDFHYNTLMFNCVYNCDYCYLQGMYPSANIVVFVNLEDYFTATREGIRGRSNPAQPFYLCISYDTDLLAFESVVPYCRAWIEFAREEPDLLIEIRTKSAAYRAIRDLPPTDRVILAWTLSPELVAARYEHGTAPLHRRLEAVRSAIDDGWPVRLCFDPILAVPSWASLYGDLVDEVVRRIDPAAVRDVTVGAFRLSKHHFQRMRRQRQDTPLLYGEFVQENTTVTYPAERREEMTAFMRKRLGDHFGEERIFAWT is encoded by the coding sequence ATGCGCAATTTGAACGACTCCGGGGCGTCCTTTCGGTGGAGTAACTTCTCCCACCTCTACATCGAGCGCGGCGCGAAGGAATACCCCCTCACGCGGCGCATCAGGGAACGCTTCGCCAGGGCCCGCATGGTGGAGATCGACGATTACAAGGCGATCTTCGCCCGGCCCCGGCAACGGTTCCAGGCGCAGAAGGAGAGCATGAAACTGATCCTGGCCGTGAAGAAGGACCGGTTCCTTTACGACGGTTCGGGAAACAGCCAGAACTTCAGCCTCGAGGACTTCCACTACAACACGCTCATGTTCAACTGCGTGTACAACTGCGACTACTGCTACCTGCAGGGCATGTACCCCTCGGCGAATATCGTGGTTTTCGTAAACCTGGAAGACTATTTTACCGCGACGCGCGAGGGCATACGCGGCAGGTCGAACCCGGCACAGCCGTTTTACCTGTGCATCTCGTACGACACCGACCTGCTCGCTTTCGAATCGGTCGTGCCCTACTGCCGCGCGTGGATCGAATTCGCCCGCGAGGAGCCGGACCTGCTTATCGAGATCCGTACCAAGAGCGCCGCGTACCGCGCCATCCGGGATCTGCCGCCCACGGACCGCGTCATCCTGGCCTGGACGCTTTCCCCCGAACTGGTTGCCGCGCGCTACGAACACGGGACGGCGCCGCTCCACCGGAGGCTGGAGGCCGTCCGGTCGGCCATTGACGACGGCTGGCCGGTCCGTCTTTGCTTCGACCCGATCCTCGCCGTTCCGTCCTGGGCCTCCCTATACGGCGACCTGGTCGATGAAGTCGTCCGAAGGATCGACCCGGCCGCCGTTCGCGACGTGACCGTGGGCGCTTTCCGCCTGTCGAAGCACCATTTCCAGCGCATGAGGCGCCAGCGGCAGGATACGCCGCTTCTGTACGGCGAATTCGTGCAGGAGAACACTACAGTGACCTACCCCGCCGAGCGGCGTGAGGAAATGACCGCCTTCATGCGGAAGCGCCTGGGAGACCACTTCGGAGAGGAGCGGATCTTCGCATGGACGTAG
- a CDS encoding MOSC domain-containing protein, whose amino-acid sequence MPYISSLHVYPIKSCAGHELARAELDSRGIRNDRSWIVVGDGGGQPGQPDLSGSSGPPGSRAPLSPLTQREAPALALVQPALASGGLALSAPGMEDLSVPRLVEGPARNVDVWGDLCDGIDQGDDAADWFSTYLDASCRLLSFSPDFVRPVDPDFASRPGDQVGFADGFPLLVISEASLADLNARLETPLRMNRFRPNVVVADCPPYAEDMWKRVRAGEVEIDLVKPCGRCATTLVEQESGTPGKEPLRTLATYRKFDRSAPSFGHNAVHRSPGVLEAGMAVQILEMRDTA is encoded by the coding sequence ATGCCTTACATTTCCTCCCTCCACGTCTATCCTATCAAGTCCTGCGCAGGACACGAACTGGCGCGGGCGGAACTGGACTCACGGGGGATCCGAAACGACCGGTCGTGGATCGTCGTCGGGGATGGCGGTGGACAGCCTGGACAGCCTGACCTTTCCGGTTCATCCGGACCGCCTGGGTCACGCGCGCCGCTCTCGCCACTTACTCAGCGTGAAGCACCCGCCCTTGCGCTCGTCCAGCCTGCTCTTGCCTCGGGCGGACTGGCGCTTTCGGCGCCGGGCATGGAGGACCTGTCGGTACCGCGACTCGTGGAGGGCCCTGCCCGAAACGTGGACGTGTGGGGAGACCTCTGCGACGGGATCGACCAGGGCGACGACGCGGCGGACTGGTTCAGCACGTACCTGGACGCGTCCTGCCGCCTGCTGAGTTTCAGCCCGGACTTCGTGCGCCCCGTGGACCCGGACTTCGCGAGTCGGCCCGGCGACCAGGTGGGTTTCGCGGACGGGTTCCCGCTGCTGGTGATCTCCGAGGCTTCCCTGGCGGACCTGAACGCGCGGCTCGAGACCCCGCTTCGCATGAACCGCTTCAGGCCCAATGTCGTCGTGGCTGACTGCCCGCCTTACGCGGAGGACATGTGGAAGCGCGTCCGCGCGGGGGAGGTGGAAATCGACTTGGTCAAGCCCTGCGGCCGGTGCGCCACGACCCTGGTCGAACAGGAGAGCGGGACGCCGGGCAAGGAACCGCTGCGCACGCTGGCGACCTACCGCAAGTTCGACCGGTCGGCACCGTCCTTCGGCCATAATGCCGTGCACCGGTCACCCGGCGTGCTCGAAGCCGGGATGGCCGTTCAGATCCTGGAAATGCGGGACACCGCATGA